DNA sequence from the Prolixibacter sp. SD074 genome:
ACTACTCGGAGGGATTGTTCTGCTGGCTATCGGTTTCAAAATCCTGCTGGAACATCTTTTTTCTTAACACTCTACCGAAAAAGGAATTTACTTCCGGCTCGATTTTTTCTTCTCACGCAAGTGCTTACTCTTGGCATTGAAGGAAAAAGAGTTCTTTTTAAAATGCTGCCTTTTCTCGTGAAAAGCTCCGTTATAAGTCGGGTCAGACAGCTTCTTCATCCGGTCAATTTCCCGGGCCTGTTCCTGTTCCTCACGTCTCGTCGATTCGACAAGTTCCACTTCCTCCGGCACACTTTTCCCCGGAATTTTCATACGGATTAATTTCTCAATCCGTTCGAGATGGTATATTTCTGCCGGATTCACCAACGAAATAGCTACACCTTCATAACTGGCCCGGGCGGTCCGTCCAATCCGGTGTACGTAATCTTCGTCGGCGGGTGGCAAATCGAAGTTGATGACATGACTAATGCGCGACACGTCAATCCCGCGGGCTGACACATCGGTAGAAATAAGCACACGCACTTCTCCTTTTTTGAACGCATTAATCGCATTAATTCGTGACATCTGCCCCTTGTTGGAATGCAGAATACGGACTTCGCCCTCCGCCTTCCGCTTGATGACTTTGTAAACACCTTCGGCATTCTCCTTCGTCCGGCAGAAAATCAGTACCCGGTCAAACTGCTCTTCATTCTTTAATAGATATTGAATCAGGTTCAGCTTACTCCGGTAATTGGGAACATTATAAAAGTACTGTTCCACTTTTTCGGCAGGCGTAGCCGAAGGGGCCACCTCAACACGGACCGGAAAATCGAGAAATTCATCACTCATTTTCTCCACTTTACCTGAAAAAGTTGCCGAGAAAAGCAGGTTTTGCCGCTTAGGCGGAATGACTTCGAATAATTGGTTTATCTGCCTCATAAATCCCATGTCCAGCATCCGGTCGGCTTCATCAATCACCAGCGTTTTCACCTTTTTTAACGAGAGTACACCCCTCCTGTACAAGTCCCATAACCGTCCGGGTGTCGCCACCAGGATATCGATTCCCGGTTCCACCAAAGCCGCATGTTTGGTCCAGCCTACGCCGCCATAAACAGCCGCATGCCTGAGATTGGAATAGGTAGTTAACTCTTCGATATCCTCTCCCACCTGCACCGATAATTCGCGCGTAGGAACCAGAATAACCGCACGGGGAGCATCACCCTCCGCCTTTACCAGCTTCATGAATAAAGGAATCAGGTAGGCCGCTGTCTTCCCGGTCCCGGTTTGCGCAATGCCTAACACATCCTGCCCTGATTTAATGGCCGGAATAGCCTTTTCCTGAATTGGGGTCGGTACCTCAAATCCAATCTCATCCAGTGCCTTCAATAGTGATTTTCCTATACCTAATTCCTGAAACGTTTTCATTTTGCCGATATTCATTTGCGTGCAAAAATACACTTTCCCAACGAATTGCGTCATTAGATTGTTTGGGCATTATCAGAAGTGACGATTTGATGACATTACCATACGGGGTAAATCCCGACGATTGCGTTTTGCGAAGGTTCCTCGTCACAACGAAAGACGCTGGCACATTTCGCGATTTATTCCCGTCACAACAAGAGACGTTGTCGCATATCGTGGTTCGTTCCCGACACAACGCGGGAAGCTGCTACAATTTGTAGCCAGCACAAACCGGCAAATGGATTCAAATCAACTTAAAAACCTTTCCGGGAAGTCCTTTTACCACGCCGGTAAATTCCAGGTTGAGCAATAGCGGAGAAACTTTATTCATGGGCAATCCGCTTTTGATGCAAATCAAGTCGATTGCCAGCGGGCCTTCTTCTTCCAAAATGGTTATCACGATTTTTTCATCTTCCGAGAAATCGGAAAACAAACGGGGCTGAAGCGCATCGGGTTTGCTTTTCCCACGCTCCCAGTTCATGATGTATTCCAAATCCTTTACTGATTCGATCAGGGCTGCCCGGTTCGATTTGATAAGGAAGTTGCATCCTTCGGAAAACGCATCGCCTTTCCTACCGGGAAAAGCAAAAACATCGCGGTTATACGAATTGGCAATTTCCGCGGTAACCAGGGCCCCTCCTTTGTGCGCCGACTCCACCACAATGGTCGCATCGGCCAATCCGGCAATAATCCGGTTACGGCGAATAAAATGCTTCCGGTCGATAGGCGATCCACTGATAAAATCGGTAACCAGGCCACCGTTACCGGCAACCATTTCCCGCGCGGTACCCGAATGCAGCGGTGGGTAAAGCTTATCGAGACCATGAGCCAATACGCCAACCGTAGGCAATCCATTCTTCAGTGCCGACCGGTGTGCCCGGATATCGATGCCATACGCCAAGCCGCTCACCACCATAACCGGGTAACTGTGGCTACCCAATTCGCTCAGCAATTCGTCAACCATCTGGTAACCATAATCGGTTGCGCTTCGGGTACCGACCACACTAATTATTTTGGCCATGTTCAAATCGGGCCTACCTTTCACATACAACATCACCGGCGCATCGACGCAAGCCTTTAATCGTTCGGGATACTCCTTATCAAGATAGAAGAGTGGTTGGATTTGATGTTTTTCGATGAATTCCAATTCCTTCTCGGCCCGTTTCAACACGTCGGCGTTTGCTATGTTACGCGCTAAAACAGTACCGATCCCCGGTATTTCGCGCAACTCTTTTTCCGGCGTACGAAAAACCTCCCGGCTGCCGCCGGTATAAGCCACCAGGTTTCGAGCCGTAATGCATCCCACCAGGGGAATTAAGGAAATGCCAATTTGATATAGTCGATCGTCATTCATAGGAGAGGAAAATCACACCTTAAGATACTAAAATCACGGGTAATTCAGAACATCCAAAACAGAAACAACCGGTACCTTATAAGCACCTCTTAAACTGGGAATAGCAGGCAATTCAACTTCAACAGGCTGAACATAACCTGATTAAAATCAATATAAATAAACAGGTTTAAGCCCTTTATCAATAAAAATAACGTCAATCTACCACAAAATTCCTTTAACTTTCAACGCTAAATTAAGCTGTCTTAACTAATAATAGACAGAACACGACCTGTTAATTCGGCTTACTTCCGGAACCAAAAATCAATATCATATGACCAAAGGGAAAAGTGTTGGTGAACGCATCAGCAACATTCGTCAGTTGAAAGAAATTTCAAGGGAAGAACTGGCCGACCGTTGTCAGTTTACAGTACCGATTTTAACAAAACTTGAAGAGGATGCCGTGATACCCTCGCTTGGGCATCTCATCAAAATATCGCGGGTATTAGGCGTTCGATTGGGAACTTTCCTCGACGACTCTGAACAGCTGGGACCGGTTATATCCCGCAAGGGGGTTAGCAAACCCAGCGCCAGTTTCTCGAACAAAAACAGTGACGCACGGGTGAATCTTGATTTTCATTCGCTGGCCAGCGAAAAATCGGATCGTCATATGGAACCCCTTATCGTTCAAATTAAACCTTCAGATCGAAAAGATTATCTTCTGTCGTCGCACGAAGGTGAGGAGTTTATATACGTTCTCGAAGGAGAAATTGAAGTTACATACGGGAAAGAAAGCCACACACTGGCAGTTGGCGACAGTATTTATTACGATTCGGTGGTGGAGCATAACCTACATACCAACGCCGATAAGCCGGCTACCATTCTTGCCGTTGTTTATGCACCTTATTAAAAAGGGCTTCTCATGAAATTACTTGATATTACGTTAGGCGACCAATTGGAGCATTGGGCGATAAAAACGCCCGATCACGAATTCATGGTTTACCCCGATCGCAACCTGCGTTTCACCTACCGGGAATTTGACGAACGGGTAAACAACCTGGCCAAAGGACTTCTGTACATTGGATTGGTACCGGGCGACAAGCTGGGGATCTGGGCGAACAATGTTCCCGACTGGATGACTTTCATGTTTGCTACAGCAAAAATAGGCGTCATACTGGTGACCATTAATACCAATTACAAGTTGCACGAACTGGAGTATCTCGTGAAGAACTCCGATTTACAAACACTCTGTATCATCAATGGCTTCCGAGACAGCGACTATGTAAAAATGGTGAATGAGCTGGTGCCGGAACTGAAGTCGTGCGAACGGGGATATATGGAAAGTGAGAAATTTCCTTTCCTCAAAAACATTATATTCATCGGTCCCGAGAAACACCGTGGGATGTACAATACAGCAGAGTTAATTTTGCTGGGAAGCCAGCTTGATGACGGCCTGCTGAGCTCAACCCAAAAATTGGTTACGCCGCATGATGTGGTGAACATGCAATACACATCAGGAACAACGGGTTTCCCGAAAGGAGTGATGTTGTCGCATCACAATATCCTGAACAACGGCTACAGCACAGGCGAATGCATGAATTGCACGCAGAACGACCGGTTATGTGTCTGTGTACCTCTCTTTCATTGCTTTGGTTCCGTACTGGCCGTGTGCGCCGTTGTTTCGCACGGGGCCACCATGGTGATGGTAGAAGACTTCGACCCGCTGATGGTACTGGCTTCGGTGCACAAAGAGCGTTGTACGGCCCTTGACGGTGTACCGACCATGTTCATCGCCGAACTCCATCATCCGATGTTTGATATGTTCGATCTGTCATCACTTCGCACCGGTATTATGGCAGGAGCTCCGTGCCCCACCGAAACGATGAACCAGGTAATGGACAAGATGAACATGAAGGAAATCGTTATTGTTTATGGCCTCACGGAATCGTCACCGGGGATGACGGCCACCCGGACAACCGACCCGCCGGAAATCCGATCGACAACGGTTGGTAAAGCGTATCCTTTTGTCGAAGTGAAGGTGGTGAATCCCGAAACCGGCGAAGAATTGAAACCGGGAGAGCCGGGAGAACTTTGCTGTAAAGGTTATAACGTGATGAAGGGATATTACAAAAATCCGGAAGCCACCGCCGAAGCTATCGATGAAGATGGCTGGCTGCACTCGGGCGATTTGGGCGTACGTGACGAAGAAGGATATTTCCGGGTAACCGGCCGGATAAAGGACGTGGTTATTCGTGGCGGAGAAAATATTTATCCTCGCGAAATTGAAAATTTCCTGTATGAAATGCCGGAAATTCAGTCGGTAGAAGTGGCCGGAGTTCCCAGTCCGAAATATGGCGAACAAATCGGCGCTTTCATTAAGTTGAAGCAGGATGCCTCGTTAACGGCAGAGGATGTCAG
Encoded proteins:
- a CDS encoding DEAD/DEAH box helicase; the protein is MKTFQELGIGKSLLKALDEIGFEVPTPIQEKAIPAIKSGQDVLGIAQTGTGKTAAYLIPLFMKLVKAEGDAPRAVILVPTRELSVQVGEDIEELTTYSNLRHAAVYGGVGWTKHAALVEPGIDILVATPGRLWDLYRRGVLSLKKVKTLVIDEADRMLDMGFMRQINQLFEVIPPKRQNLLFSATFSGKVEKMSDEFLDFPVRVEVAPSATPAEKVEQYFYNVPNYRSKLNLIQYLLKNEEQFDRVLIFCRTKENAEGVYKVIKRKAEGEVRILHSNKGQMSRINAINAFKKGEVRVLISTDVSARGIDVSRISHVINFDLPPADEDYVHRIGRTARASYEGVAISLVNPAEIYHLERIEKLIRMKIPGKSVPEEVELVESTRREEQEQAREIDRMKKLSDPTYNGAFHEKRQHFKKNSFSFNAKSKHLREKKKSSRK
- a CDS encoding helix-turn-helix domain-containing protein codes for the protein MTKGKSVGERISNIRQLKEISREELADRCQFTVPILTKLEEDAVIPSLGHLIKISRVLGVRLGTFLDDSEQLGPVISRKGVSKPSASFSNKNSDARVNLDFHSLASEKSDRHMEPLIVQIKPSDRKDYLLSSHEGEEFIYVLEGEIEVTYGKESHTLAVGDSIYYDSVVEHNLHTNADKPATILAVVYAPY
- a CDS encoding AMP-binding protein, yielding MKLLDITLGDQLEHWAIKTPDHEFMVYPDRNLRFTYREFDERVNNLAKGLLYIGLVPGDKLGIWANNVPDWMTFMFATAKIGVILVTINTNYKLHELEYLVKNSDLQTLCIINGFRDSDYVKMVNELVPELKSCERGYMESEKFPFLKNIIFIGPEKHRGMYNTAELILLGSQLDDGLLSSTQKLVTPHDVVNMQYTSGTTGFPKGVMLSHHNILNNGYSTGECMNCTQNDRLCVCVPLFHCFGSVLAVCAVVSHGATMVMVEDFDPLMVLASVHKERCTALDGVPTMFIAELHHPMFDMFDLSSLRTGIMAGAPCPTETMNQVMDKMNMKEIVIVYGLTESSPGMTATRTTDPPEIRSTTVGKAYPFVEVKVVNPETGEELKPGEPGELCCKGYNVMKGYYKNPEATAEAIDEDGWLHSGDLGVRDEEGYFRVTGRIKDVVIRGGENIYPREIENFLYEMPEIQSVEVAGVPSPKYGEQIGAFIKLKQDASLTAEDVRDYCRGQISRYKIPRYVFFVDDYPMTASGKIQKYKLSQLSLELLKKEGIEPI
- the dprA gene encoding DNA-processing protein DprA, coding for MNDDRLYQIGISLIPLVGCITARNLVAYTGGSREVFRTPEKELREIPGIGTVLARNIANADVLKRAEKELEFIEKHQIQPLFYLDKEYPERLKACVDAPVMLYVKGRPDLNMAKIISVVGTRSATDYGYQMVDELLSELGSHSYPVMVVSGLAYGIDIRAHRSALKNGLPTVGVLAHGLDKLYPPLHSGTAREMVAGNGGLVTDFISGSPIDRKHFIRRNRIIAGLADATIVVESAHKGGALVTAEIANSYNRDVFAFPGRKGDAFSEGCNFLIKSNRAALIESVKDLEYIMNWERGKSKPDALQPRLFSDFSEDEKIVITILEEEGPLAIDLICIKSGLPMNKVSPLLLNLEFTGVVKGLPGKVFKLI